The DNA window CACGCCTGGGGCCTCTGGGGGCTGCTGCAATGGGAGACTCCTGGTTTTCATGCTTGGCGGTCACCCACAAACAGAGCCGCAAACGAACACGCAGATGTTTTGTCGGTGTTGAGGGAGCGGCTCTCCCCAGTAGGTCAAGGTCCCTGGTCAAGCCTGCACCCACGCCCCATACCTCCTCTCCAAGGGCTGCCCCCCATACTCTATCCTTGACCTCTGGCCTTTGTGAAAACCATTGCACCATGATGGGGGACTAGAAAAGACCAGATGTTGGGGGGTCCTCCAGCTTCTGATGTCTGCTCTCTATATTGCTATCATGCCCATGGTCAGCAGGGATCTTCTCTGAGGGACAAGACTGACATTGGCCACACACCACTGGGGACAGAGGTCACCTGCAATTGAGCCTTTGATCCACAGGAGAGGGCCAGACAAGTCAACCTTTGACCTCCATCCTGGCTTGGGCCAAAATGGCCAAACTTTGAGCTTTTCAGTATGCAGGTCTCGAGGTCATTATCTCCCTTTCATTAAGGCTCACTCACAATCAATATGCTGGTAGAGGAGTCCTAGGCAAACTTCTTTCTCTATATCCCATTGTTCAGTTACTAGGTACTGAGAGCCTACTGGATGCTGGCACTTTTCTTAGCAAGGAGACCCAGCAAGAAACAAAGACCCCATTCTCCAGGAGCTGGTGTTCTTGTGGAAGAGGCAGTCAAGAATCAAGATAAACAAGAATGACATCATCTGTTAGAATCTGTGTACTGATGTATGAAGAATGTGGGGTAGGAAAGGAACAGTGACTTTAGACCCAGTGTCACCTGAGGTAATTATTTGAGTAaagacctgaaggaggtgagggagtgaGTCATGCAGGTATTTAAGAATGAGAGgttcaggcagagagaagcaccagtgcaaaggccctgaggttgaCATGGGATTGACCAGTTCTGGTGAGAAGACTGGTGTGGTCTCAACCACAGAGTAATAAagggggaaggtgggaggagaTGAGGACCGGTCCTGCAAGGCCTTGTGGGCTGCAGCGAGGACTCTGGCTTTTGCTCAGAGTAAAACGGAGGCACGAGGTTTCTGAGCAGAGAGGGATGTGATCTAACTCGTGTGTACAGTCTCCTGAGGAGGCAAAAACACTGTGGGGAGTAGAcgtggaaggaaaagagaattctGATCGTTCACTCAGCTCAGGAGAGGAGGGTTTGCGTGAGTCCCACTTACACAGCTAAGCAGGCCAGACTTCGAAAGAGCTAACAAGTTGTCTAGGGGTACTCAGCCACTTAGTGGCACCCTCTAGATGTGAACGTGTGTCTCTGTGACTACAGCGTCACTgggtaaataatcttttttctttctttctttctttctttctttctttctttctttctttctttctttctttccttctttctttttttttgtatcttatgTTCCTGTGACATCGGGAGCAAGTGGGGTGGTAGAGATCTTGAGACCCAGGAGACAAAGGGAGGACTTTCTCTGTTTCTGGTAATACCCCTGCAACAGGATTTTGAGCAAAGGAATTCACTCAAGAAACCTGTATTGAGCCCCTATTGCATTACAGCTACTATCCTGGGTGTTGGAGCTACAGCAGGGAAGGACACTGAGCAAAACTTCTGTCCCGGAGGAGTTTACGTTCTAATGCGGGAGACAgacaaaaagcattaaaaatcaggaaattaaataGGATGTTAAAAGAGAAATACTGATGGGTGGGAGACAGGATAAGGGGGTCTGAGGGGCCAAGAGTGGGGATTGCAATTTTGAATAGGGTGGTCAGGacaggcttcttggaggaggtgacatttgagcaaataACTGAAGGAGGTGAGAGATAAAGCCATGTGGAACTCTGGGAGAAGTATGTTCCAGGCAAAAGAAAcaccagtgcaaaggccctgcggtGGGTTCAACTTAAATGATTGAGTTGCCATCAGGAAGGTCCAATCACCCCTGGCTCCTGccgctctctccccacctctggtCTTTGCAACTTTGTTCTTTCAAAACACCTTTTCTCCTCTGGACAAACTCCTGATGGACACTCAAACCTTAGCTCTCAAGTTACAGCTTCAGAGAAGTCACCTCTAAGACCCCTGCCCCCAGGGTTTAAGAGTTATTCCCTAGGGCTTCTGCATACACTATAGGCTtccctttcccattcttttttttccccccaagattttatttatctatttgtcagagagagagtgcatgctagcaaggacaagcagggggagcagcaggcagggggagaaactGGGGaccagcaggtagagagagaagcagacttccagctgagcaaaTAGTCcaaagcaggactccatcccagggcactggaaaggcagatgcttaagaatgagctacccaggcatccccttttcCCTATTCTGATTTTTCAACCTTCTGCACTGCACTGTAAGTATCTCAATGTTGTCTGCTGGATTTACCTATGCAATACCAGTAGGTGCCTAATAAATCATTAAGCAAGTGATGTTCTATCATTTGCTACATAGTATCCAAACTTCCTCCCACAGGACAGACTAGTAAATCTGCTTATAAAATCCTAAACTGGTTCTGGGAGGAGACACACAGCTGGTTGTGGTGGTGGCTTTTgggaggggaacagggagggGCAGGATCATAGATCGCAGGAGACACTTCACTCTAGTTTATACTCCTGTAGTTGTTGAAATTGTCTTTATCCGGTGTGTGAATTACCTacacaaacataaaatgaataaataaaattctacaacATAAAGGATTGAAAGAGCTTTCTAAATTGCGGAGTGGGCGGAGTTTTAAATATGCATTCATAATTATTCTAGCAGGAATAGAACACACAATGAAATacattgtaaatttttattaatactaCACAAAAATATCCATGTTATATATCAGacgcaaacaaaacaaaacacccaccCACGTCTTTAGTAGGTATTCGAGTCTGCTAGGtccaccccatccctgccttgGCTCTTGACTTGTTTGGATGACAAAATTCACCTTCAGTAGTAGTAGTAGGCTCTTGACTTGTTTGGATGACAAAATTCACCTTCAGTAGTAGTAGTAGNNNNNNNNNNTAGTAGTAATACCATTAAGTGTTCGCTTTGTGGTAGGCATGACTTTATTGAATGAAGTCTCACGACCTCTCCATTTcccacatgaggaaactgagggctcCCAGACCTCGTTCTAGGTCACTGAGCTCCTGGTCCCGGCCAGCCCGGTGACTAGGCTCCGCGAGACAGCTAAGGCTGCTATGGGTTCATGACGCCCCCGGGAGGCCGCCCGGGGAACGTGGCAAAGAACCTAAAAATGAGTATTTGAATTTCGGTTTTAAGGGTGCGCAACTAGGGAGGCCATCCAGGGGGCTCCCCACCTTGCTCTGTTTGCCGAGAGAGGTCTGAGAGGGGACAGGACGCCGTCTAGGAGGTGAAGACACAGAGCTAATCTGTGTTTTGAGGGGAAAGATACTCCTCTACCTTGGGGGATCTGAGAGGCACGGTCCCACAGCCTCAGTACTTAGGGTTTTCAGCGGCAGACGAGGTCCTACAcgtaaacaaacacacaaaaccacTTTATCGAAAACCGAAAAACCACCGAGGAGGGTCCGGGAAGCTAGAAGGAGCGGGAGCGGAGCGCGGAGCGCTTGACCGACATTAAAAGCATAACAGGTATTGGTCATATTCTCTTAATGCCCGCCCCAGGACCGCCCAGCCATAGGCGGGCCACTTTTCCAGACTTAACGCTCATTGGCTAAACGAAGAGCGAACCTTTTCCGCCATTGGCTGGATTCCTGCACAGGCCCTTTGGGGGCGGGACCCCCCAAAAAAGCGTGGGGCCTACGGAAGGGGCGCGGCTTCTCGATGTAAGGTCACGTGTTTCCAGGTGTTGCAGTGGGGTCCTTTAGGCCAGGCATGAAAATTGGAGCCTGGGGGTTAGTTTTGGGGCGAAGATGGAGGCACGCTGGGCCAGGCTCCGCCGATGACGCTCTTGCATACTCAGCTTTCCAGCGCCGATCCGAGCCGGGCGCGCGGTGTCGCAGGCGTGATGTCATCGCTAGGCGCCGCGCGCAGCCAGAAGGAGCCTTGACCTCGCATTGGGGGCTGCGCGACAATGTTGCAGCTACTACGGGCTGGGGCGCGCGCCAGGGCTCGGCCCGCGGGCTGCCGGGTGAGGCCGGGGACTGGAGACGGGCCGGAGGACAAAGGCTGGAGGTTCCGGGGGTCGTTTCTCACCTCGTCCCCCGTTTACAGGGTTTGAACGCGCTGGCGGAAGAGGCAGCACCCCAGGCGGCGAAGCCAGAGTCGGTGGCTAGCGCGGGTGAGGTTGCCAGGGTCGCTCTAGGAGGGGCGGCAACCGGGAGTCCCAACGCTCGGCCCTGACCCGTGACCTCTCCATCGCTTCAGGTCCCCAGGCGCCCGTGCTGCGCAGGTGCGAGCTCCCGGTACCCGCGTCCCGGCGGCCGGTGCAGGCCTGGGTGGAGTCCCTGCGGGGCTACGAGCAGGAGCGCGTGGGTCTGGCAGAGCTGCACCCCGAAGTTTTCTCCACAGCGCCCAGGTGGGTGGCAGTGAAATGGTGAACTGAGttccagagggaggaggagcgggGCTTGAGCCTCAGCGTCTTCACGTGCCAAAAGGGGACGATGGTTTTTCCTGTCAAAGAGTTATGTGAGGTTGAGGTCTAAGAGTTAACGTCCTGGAAGTTAAGGTCGCAGAATTCTGGAGCCTGAGTGACTGAGTTCGAACCCTGCCTTCCCTCTTGTGTTTCAGTGTCCCCATTCTCAGACCTCAAGAGGTTTCTGTGATGATGAAATGAGTTAATTCTGGCACCTGATAAGTCCTGTAGATGTGTTGACTATGGTCGCTGTTACtgaattttgcaaaaataagcaCTAACAATGGTTATGCCCTGGCATAGCCTCTTTGCATTTTGGTTAAGTAGGTCCTTAGAGCAACCCTAGGATAGGGTTCGGTTACTGTTGCTTTGTGGACAGAGAAACTGAGCGCACAGACAGGGTAAAAAATttgcccaagctcacacagcttGGAAGCTTTAGAACTGGGATCTCAGCCTTATGTGGGCCAACGCCTTGGCCTGGTTTATCACTTGCCAACGTGTATGTTGCCCCTCAGTTGCTTCGTATTGGGCGCATAGTAAGTGCTGTTAGTTTATTACTGTTACTGATATTGGCATGGTTTGCCCCTTGCTTTTAAAGTCCCAATCTAGTAGAGAttgacaaaagaaatttaaaacaacatattTCGTGTATTCTGTAAATACTTACAAAGCATCTGCTATGTGCCACTTTTCCATTCTGGGTGTTGGGAATTCAGGGAGTGAGCACCAAGGTTGCCGATGCTGCTTACAGTGCAGAATGGGTTTCCGTGAACCTCTTTTcaaaagggccagatagtaaacattttaggctttgcaggctcTCCTGTTGCCATGAGAACGACTCCTCTCTGCTGATGTAGTACAAAGTGGCAATAGGCAGCTTGTAAGCAAAAGCACATATTTACAGAAACAGGcagcaggccagatttggcctaCTAGCCATAGTAGCTTGCCAAGCCCTGGCAAGCTTCCCCAGTGGTCATGTCCAATGTAGCCCCATAATATGAGTCATGTGTGTAATTTACATTTTGCtggtagccacattaaaaaaaaaaaggaagaaacaatccATTTAATTTAACCTGGTATATCTAAAACAGTGTATTTCAGCATGAGGCCCTGGCCATATTTCAGGGGGTGGGTAGCCACGGTGGCCAGTGTGCAGGGCTAGAGAGGCCTTCTTTAGGAAGGTCGCAAGGAGTAACTTGTAACAATAGGAAAAGAGTAAGGTACtgtgagaaggaggaagaggtgggTCTCTTCTTAGCAAGGAGGCTCCTCTTGGAGATGTCTGGGCTGAGACTTACTGGCTAAGGAGGAACCAGCCAGAGGAAGAATGttttcaggcagagggagcagtgaGCACAAAGGCATGGAGGCTGGACCGCATTTCACAGAATGGAAAATGAGTGGGCCTGGAGGTGGTGTGAgatggggcgggtggggggggcagatTGCACAGGGTCCTGGAGTTGGATGGTAGGAGCCCCTGTTTTTGtctggagaggtgggggagggctttAACTGGAGGTGGGCCTTTCACGGGCTCTTCTTTCTCCGTAGGTTGGATATCTTGCACCAGGTTGCCATCTGGCAGAGGAACTTTAAGAGAATTGTGAGTGGCCGAGTGGGGTGAGGTtggcagaaggaggcagaggaagctCCTCGGTTTGTCTTCTCTGGACTGCTAGGCTCTTCTGAACCATTCACTGATAGGTGACTTGCCAGGTGTTTTCTGAACACCCACCGTGCATTAGGCATTGTGCTAGCAGACAAGACAGACAAGATCCCTGCCCTGATGAAGCTCATACTCTTGTCAGAGAGGTGAACGTGAATCAAGTAGGCAAGCTTGTAAATATATGACAAGGGAGGTTATCCCGGAGAAAAGGAGACATTTAACCTCAGGTGTGTAGTAGGTGCTAACTAGGTAAAGCGGGCAGTGGCGCTAGGGTAAAGGTACTGGGAACAGTATGTGCAAAGGTCCTTCGGCAGAGACAACAGGGAACCTGGTGTGGCCACAGAGGTCAGCAGGAGCAGTGGTGAGTAGTttggattagtttttttttttgccaagtacATTGAAGAAGCCATTATCAATCAGGGTCTCTCTGCTTTCTATTTGCTTATCTTAGAAGTCCAGTGAGTCCTCTCCCTACTCACGCCCTCCCTGGCTCCCCATAGTCCTAGGAATGAAGTCTTTAGCTTAGCATGGAAGTCTCTCATCATCTCCCCACCCCATACCTCTCCCTGATTTTTCTCCAGAGCCCCTGCCTTTCTGAGGCTGACATTCTGGAGCGGATGAGAGAACTGTCGATTTCTGTATCATCTCCCCAAGTGCTGTGTGCTTGTCCCGATGGAGCCCTAATCTGTCCCTCCTGTTGTGGGGCTCCCCAGTGGCGAGCCCCCACTGCCTAGCTTACTGCTGTCTTCCCAGGCCCGGGCGCTTTCAGCCGTGACAGCGTCTGCCCCGGAAACCTGACTGTCCACCTCCTCCCTTTGCACCCGCAGAGCTATGCCAAGACCAAGACTAGGGCCGAGGTGCGGGGCGGAGGCCGGAAGCCTTGGCCGCAGAAAGGCAGCGGGCGTTCTAGGCAAGGCAGCATCCGCTCCCCGATCTGGCGAGGAGGTgagcggggcagggagggagggaccctGGGGGTGTCTTCACACCCGTCTGGTGCGGTAGCTTGTCGGTCCCATTCCTTTCATCTAGGCAGGGGCAGTAGGACTCTGGCCCTCAGACCTCACTGCCCATGTGCGGGTCAGAGATCAGAGAGTCATCCACTTTCCCAGCCCCCACCAGCTCTGGCCTTCCCTCTCTCACCAC is part of the Mustela nigripes isolate SB6536 chromosome 2, MUSNIG.SB6536, whole genome shotgun sequence genome and encodes:
- the MRPL4 gene encoding large ribosomal subunit protein uL4m; this encodes MLQLLRAGARARARPAGCRGLNALAEEAAPQAAKPESVASAGPQAPVLRRCELPVPASRRPVQAWVESLRGYEQERVGLAELHPEVFSTAPRLDILHQVAIWQRNFKRISYAKTKTRAEVRGGGRKPWPQKGSGRSRQGSIRSPIWRGGGIAHGPRGPTSYYYMLPMKVRVQGLKVALTVKLAQDDLHVVDSLELPTSDPQYLTELARYRRWGDSVLLVDLAYEDMPQNVVAATSSLKTFNLIPAVGLNVYSMLKHQTLVLTLQTIAFLEKKLLWHDSRYTPLYPFRLPYRDFP